A genome region from Vibrio tapetis subsp. tapetis includes the following:
- a CDS encoding RimK/LysX family protein, producing the protein MKKTSVLLAIMAATSFYSPLSMASDSFTTQSPAYTLDNKIVLGRLENVYFSGIEGVSSVPFMGKIDTGADTTSIHADNIHVESTNPKYKGLTDLALMKQIVEDLGAFEEGSEWRMPYDTAPSRDIRGLVHFTLHHPHTDELIKVTRPLARMSVIRSRSSSEPMYRPVVSMPLTIAGRTIETDVNLTDRSHFSAPILVGKSLLKQQAWVFAGYDYLQEQPTAQIIGRDEDVTIEDLHMNASFSLANRYSNLHAENIKISHKDKQVSFDLVGKDGEKKPLDLPLIRMLKVSGEERPLVYVPVTFNQDEERYLLVYLNDRSDSNSQLRVGQDSLSQFFMLDASKSGTSSTQSVEQRMKKNPPLILSPKEHLAVDGVRVVAEPSLVTNTPLLKVSSFKVTAQKGRDDVTYTFTDNQGEDHEVTKPLVKTLTVGDDVRPVVEGEVELAGKSQTIEFGLEVLDDKEGDEVEFVIGRAMLEDNVLINTRADHLLDAEPLFRAGYIENAIVAGLTFPVKLDTGADVSSMNALNIKRFEKDGKSMVSFTYQNDLGQKKQMTREVVDEMRVRARKGEKAMPRPVVEMSVKIGDLEQTVRVNLQDRSRFHYSMILGKNFLKHGAVVSSDEKFLLGE; encoded by the coding sequence ATGAAAAAAACGTCTGTTCTTTTGGCTATTATGGCCGCTACCAGTTTCTACTCGCCTCTCTCTATGGCAAGTGATTCATTCACCACCCAATCACCTGCTTATACGCTTGATAATAAAATCGTGCTAGGTCGATTAGAGAATGTGTACTTCTCGGGTATCGAAGGGGTATCAAGCGTACCGTTTATGGGCAAAATTGATACTGGAGCAGACACGACGTCAATTCATGCGGATAACATTCATGTAGAAAGTACGAACCCGAAATATAAAGGGTTAACCGATCTGGCTTTAATGAAACAGATAGTTGAAGACCTCGGTGCGTTTGAGGAAGGCAGCGAATGGAGAATGCCATATGATACGGCTCCATCTCGCGATATTCGTGGCCTTGTGCATTTTACCTTGCACCACCCACATACAGATGAACTGATAAAGGTAACACGTCCCTTGGCTCGCATGAGTGTGATCCGCAGCCGCAGCAGCAGTGAACCTATGTACCGCCCGGTGGTTTCTATGCCGTTGACTATTGCAGGCCGAACCATTGAAACTGACGTAAATCTTACTGACAGGAGTCATTTCTCTGCACCTATTTTAGTCGGTAAAAGCTTACTCAAACAGCAAGCATGGGTGTTTGCTGGATACGACTATTTGCAAGAGCAACCAACGGCACAAATTATTGGCCGAGATGAAGACGTCACGATTGAAGATTTACATATGAATGCGAGCTTTTCATTGGCAAATCGATACAGCAATTTGCATGCAGAAAATATTAAAATTAGTCACAAAGATAAGCAGGTTTCATTTGATTTAGTGGGTAAAGATGGCGAAAAGAAACCGCTAGATCTTCCATTAATCAGGATGCTCAAAGTCAGTGGCGAAGAGCGGCCATTGGTGTACGTGCCAGTTACGTTTAATCAAGATGAAGAGCGCTACTTATTAGTCTATTTAAATGATCGTTCGGATAGCAACAGTCAACTTCGAGTAGGACAAGACAGCTTAAGTCAGTTCTTTATGCTTGATGCGAGTAAGAGTGGAACAAGCAGCACACAAAGTGTTGAACAAAGAATGAAGAAAAACCCACCTTTGATTCTATCTCCAAAGGAGCATTTAGCCGTTGATGGTGTGCGTGTTGTGGCTGAACCTTCATTAGTGACTAATACCCCGTTATTAAAAGTCTCTAGCTTTAAAGTGACGGCGCAAAAAGGCCGAGATGATGTGACGTATACTTTTACCGATAACCAAGGTGAAGATCATGAAGTGACCAAGCCATTGGTGAAAACGCTGACGGTGGGTGACGATGTTCGCCCTGTGGTTGAGGGCGAAGTGGAACTGGCCGGTAAATCACAAACCATTGAGTTTGGCTTAGAAGTACTGGATGACAAAGAGGGGGATGAAGTTGAATTTGTGATTGGCAGAGCCATGTTAGAAGACAATGTGTTGATTAATACACGTGCCGATCATTTGCTCGATGCAGAGCCATTATTTAGAGCCGGCTATATTGAAAACGCCATCGTAGCCGGGCTTACTTTTCCGGTAAAACTAGACACTGGCGCCGATGTTAGTTCAATGAATGCTCTCAACATCAAGCGTTTTGAAAAAGACGGCAAATCTATGGTGTCGTTTACCTATCAAAATGATCTTGGCCAGAAAAAACAGATGACTCGAGAAGTGGTTGACGAAATGCGAGTTCGAGCACGAAAAGGCGAAAAAGCGATGCCAAGACCCGTGGTTGAAATGAGCGTGAAAATAGGTGATTTAGAACAAACCGTGCGCGTAAATCTGCAAGATCGATCTCGTTTCCATTACAGCATGATTTTAGGTAAGAATTTCCTTAAGCATGGTGCAGTCGTTAGCAGTGATGAGAAATTCCTGCTGGGAGAGTAG